The genomic region TGCAAAACCGGAAAACCGGACAAACCGGACAACCTATATGTCGACAAATAATTCTACTGCAGAGAGTATAAATCAAGAGGCGCATGATCAAAAGAGGCGTCCCCATCCAATAATCTCAAGCACTATTTTCAGCGCACATGAACACGGCATGACAAATGCAAAGCTACTCAAAGCAACATCACAGAAAAAAAGATAAAGCTGGAAATAACGGGCAGAACGATTAACTGTGCATCACAATATTAACTTAAGAACATAGTTCTTCCGTGTACTGCGTACCGGAGCACAACATCTACGAACGCGAAAGGATTTAGCTATATAAATCATCATCGTCAGCTGCTGCAGCAGCGGAAGCAAAAGGGTCGGCCGCAGCGGCAGAGGAAGCGCCCGCAGCCGGCTGATCAGGGAAACGGAACTCGCTGCCGAATCCACGAGACTGCTGCAGAGTCTGGGCAAAGGCCTGGTACTTGCGGATGTCGGCGTCGCTCACGCTCCGGCGCGCATACTTCATCGACTCCTCGAAGTGGGCAGCCCTGATCTCAGCAACCTCATCAACAtcgtcctcctccatggcttcAGGGTTGTCCTTCCTCCGCCTATCCCTCTCGATGTCCTGGAAGGACAAGTTCCATTAGACCACAGGTATAAAACAAGAGGGTTGTATGCCAGAAAATTAAGTGCTTCAAAAGGATTGATTTGCTAGTCCTACTGCAGATCAATTAATAGAAATTACTGGTACCTTCTCGATGTTCTCCCTGATGGCATACTTGCAAGCACGCTGGCAAATTTCAGTGATATCAGCACCGCTGAACCCTTGAGTGTACTTGGCAAGAGCACTCAGATCAATATCCTTGGCCAAAGGAGACTTTCTGAGGCAAGCTTTGAAGATCTGGTGCCTTGACTCGACATCAGGAAGAGGGATGTAAATAAGCTGATCAAGACGCCCTGGCCTAAGCAGGGCAGGGTCTATGATGTCTGGCCTGTTGGTAGCACCAATGATGAAGACGGTTTTCTTAGCATTCATGCCATCCATCTCAGTCAGCAGCTGGTTCAGCACTCTATCAGCAGCACCTCCAGCATCCCCACTGCTGCTTCCTCTCTGTAATATGGTCATTGTTATCAGCCATTATGAAATACAAAGAAAAAACTCACAcaaattcacacacacacacagagagagagagagactgactGACCTGGGTAGCAATAGAGTCAAGCTCATCAAAGAAGAGCACACATGGTGCTGACCCCCTAGCCTTGTCGAATATCTCACGCACATTGGCCTCACTCTCACCAAACCACATGGTAAGCAGCTCAGGCCCCTTGATACTGATGAAGTTAGCCTGGCACTCATTTGCAATTGCCTTGGCCAATAAGGTTTTACCACAACCAGGAGGGCCATAGAACAAAACACCCTTGGAAGGAGACATGCCAAACTTCTCAAATTTCTCCGGATGCTCCACAGGGTATTGAACAGTCTGCAAGAATTTCATTTTTGTTATACAACCTACAGCTAGAACACAGCAAATTTAAGAATAGAGATAAACATAACAGCAGCAAAATACCTCCTGCAACTCCCTTTTGACATTCTCCAGCCCACCAATATCTTCCCAAGAAACATTGGGAACTTCAACAACCTGATTTTCAGAAGATAAAAGGTGAGCTCTACAAAACATGCATATACAAAACAAAATTGACAAATAAAGTCAAAGAGATGCTCACAGTTTCACGGAGAGCAGACGGGTTGCTTGTCGTCAGGGCGGTCTTGAAATGGTCATTTGTCACAGCCATAGAGTTGAGTATCTCAGCATCTATTGTCTCGTCCTCAAGATCAATAATATCCATCTTCTCACGAATGCATTGGAGAGCAGCCTCGGTGCAAAGAGCAGCAAGATCAGCACCAACATACCCATGAGTATCCCTTGAAATATGTTCCAGTTCCACCTGCAATACAATTAGAAATGTCAATCAAGAAACGATTTCATCAAATTGAGCAATCACCCAGAAAGATATTGCATTCAAGGATTATTAATGAAGATCACTTACATCTTCAGCCAACTTCATGTTTTTGGTGTGAATCCTGAGAACCTCAAGGCGCCCAACTTCATCAGGGACTCCAATGTCGATCTCGCGGTCAAACCTACCAAATCTTCTGAGGGCAGGATCAATACTGTTTGGGCGGTTTGTAGCACCCATGACAATAACATGTGCACGGGATTTAAGCCCATCCATAAGAGTCAACAGCTGTGAAACAATACGCCTTTCAACTTCTCCATTGGTCTTCTCTCTCTTCGGGGCTATTGAATCAATCTCATCAATGAAGATGATTGATGGTGCATTCTTCTCTGCTTCTTCAAATGCCTTCCTGAGATTGCTCTCGCTTTCTCCTGCTAACTTGGACATAATTTCTGGGCCATTAATCAGAAAGAAGAACGCACCCGTCTCATTGGCAACAGCCCTTGCAATAAGGGTCTTCCCAGAGCCAGGTGGTCCAAACAGCAATATGCCCTTTGGAGGCTTCACGCCGATAGACTTGAAAAGTTGAGGGTGACGCAGTGGGAGTTCAACCAGTTCTCTGATCTGGGCCAT from Triticum aestivum cultivar Chinese Spring chromosome 4A, IWGSC CS RefSeq v2.1, whole genome shotgun sequence harbors:
- the LOC123084904 gene encoding cell division control protein 48 homolog E, yielding MAAPTPQGEASSSDPKSKKDYSTAILERKKSPNRLVVDEATNDDNSVVALHPDTMEKLQLFRGDTVLLKGKKRKDTICIVLADDTCEEPKIRMNKTVRKNLRVRLGDVVSVHQCPDVKYGKRVHTLPIDDTVEGITGNLFDAFLKPYFLEAYRPLRKGDLFLVRGGMRSVEFKVIETDPAEYCIVAPDTEIFCDGEPVKREDEERLDDVGYDDVGGVRKQMAQIRELVELPLRHPQLFKSIGVKPPKGILLFGPPGSGKTLIARAVANETGAFFFLINGPEIMSKLAGESESNLRKAFEEAEKNAPSIIFIDEIDSIAPKREKTNGEVERRIVSQLLTLMDGLKSRAHVIVMGATNRPNSIDPALRRFGRFDREIDIGVPDEVGRLEVLRIHTKNMKLAEDVELEHISRDTHGYVGADLAALCTEAALQCIREKMDIIDLEDETIDAEILNSMAVTNDHFKTALTTSNPSALRETVVEVPNVSWEDIGGLENVKRELQETVQYPVEHPEKFEKFGMSPSKGVLFYGPPGCGKTLLAKAIANECQANFISIKGPELLTMWFGESEANVREIFDKARGSAPCVLFFDELDSIATQRGSSSGDAGGAADRVLNQLLTEMDGMNAKKTVFIIGATNRPDIIDPALLRPGRLDQLIYIPLPDVESRHQIFKACLRKSPLAKDIDLSALAKYTQGFSGADITEICQRACKYAIRENIEKDIERDRRRKDNPEAMEEDDVDEVAEIRAAHFEESMKYARRSVSDADIRKYQAFAQTLQQSRGFGSEFRFPDQPAAGASSAAAADPFASAAAAADDDDLYS